The following are encoded in a window of Oncorhynchus mykiss isolate Arlee chromosome 11, USDA_OmykA_1.1, whole genome shotgun sequence genomic DNA:
- the LOC110536228 gene encoding golgin subfamily A member 3 isoform X3, with protein MENHNSVIAEMETTNVEIHQLDLIPQSKDGGADSVVSDAQLLKKGGLDKPAASGDVLNADKEPSLEMENEEKIRHDARRRLEEQLKHYRVQRHKETSYRSTPKSRSGFSTLDPDLMMHPEVLPRASTTSMTTEYSFLRTSVPRGPKLGSLGIPPAKERKSRSPRPSKIHSLADYKTLEPAGGTSDGGGVRTSEDSSMGSLGSNLSSVSTLSEISMIGSVEMTSLEALLGSSMSLQDNTSEMDAGSESGMGSRPGGDGDDSSTYSSASTSTGGTGTYGMLAEAVDRQRGGNYMVEGREIIPEAMGNFPSLQEVLQAASDEQHLLEQDREGTGGPRSRRDSFSSSVSLESSVMGHDEMLQVLKEKMRLEGQLESLSSEANQALKEKTELQAKLATVNAQLQAQVEQSHASQEKQSSLNKEVSTLRQSCFQLERAMVELQGNLESKNAGLASLGNDLQVAEEQYQRLMGKVEEMQQNVTSRDNAVQELRQQMGGLQTQLQQVQLERTTLQSRLKTSQAEIISLQQVRQWYQQQLALAQEARVRLQGEMANMQAGQMTQIGALEHLKLENVTLSHQLTQTQHRSIKEKERIAVQLQSIEADMMTQEAAYQQIQDAKSMVEDDLQHKLDEFEEEREHLQKLANTASSLERELEQMKVTLSQKDLQLEALQKEHLELMRQLTATQESLHTKEQSINQLEARYLELEATLAELQTETNAKDENIQYLQNEKIVLEVALQVARADKSQLDEGAERLGEEVLVASDVLDQLRQEVQVKSSQIGSLQQDNGTLKKQAQKLKEQFMQQKVMVEAYRRDASSKEQLISELKSTKKRLVSEVKGLKQELLEAHGEKQKAELEQSRLQTEVVRVQQQMNSLENHLQSVQTERDQLESQIQSLQFDQSQLAAVTEENEGLKKQVDLMQSEARKAISEQKVRMKRLGTDLTSAQKDMKAKHKAYENAVGILSRRLQEALADKETTEAELVKLKAQVSDGGNNQALQDKIEALQSEHQAVCHSKAMLEKELQEVISLTSTELEELQEKVMELEDELQEARCFKRRIRRLEDANKKLSLELEHEKGKLTGLGQSHNALREHTNILETALAKREADLVQLNLQVQAVLKRKEEEDQQMKQLVQTLQVALEKEKAKVKDLKEQVAAAKAEAAHNRRHYRAAMLELCEIKKDLQAKEELVKALHSEAHKLQAQDEKHSQEVSRFQEELSEAHSQLQILQKQLDEQLSKQPLTNQEVEDLKWEVEQRQREIEAQRQQLELVEQCSQSELDSLQTALQSIKVELESVQEELSSTRKDKFMLQAKVGELRNSMKTVLLQNQQLKLDLKQNRLRKQRMEPSNPSNPVTPVKIPDCPVPASLLDELLKPSASVNKEPLNNLHNCLRQLKHEMDNLQKQMEEHTVTVHESMTSWTNAEEELTRLGVPLENDSITSPTLNQVDRNGGAEEEAQPS; from the exons ATGGAAAACCACAACTCAGTCATTGCTGAGATGGAGACAACCAATGTAGAAATCCATCAACTAGACCTGATACCACAGTCCAAAGACGGTGGTGCTGATTCTGTGGTGAGTGACGCTCAGCTACTGAAGAAAGGAGGGCTGGACAAGCCGGCAGCATCAGGGGATGTTCTTAATG CTGACAAAGAGCCATCACTGGAGATGGAGAATGAGGAGAAGATCCGCCATGATGCTCGCCGACGGCTGGAGGAGCAGCTCAAACATTACAGAGTGCAAAGGCACAAGGAGACG tCCTACCGCTCCACCCCAAAGAGCCGCAGTGGGTTCAGCACTCTGGACCCAGACCTCATGATGCACCCAGAGGTTCTTCCCCGGGCCAGCACCACCTCCATGACCACCGAGTACTCCTTCCTGCGAACCAGCGTCCCCCGGGGCCCTAAGCTGGGCAGCCTGGGCATTCCACCAGCCAAGGAAAGAAAGTCACGATCACCCCGCCCCAGCAAGATCCACTCACTGGCCGATTACAAGACCCTCGAGCCAGCAGGGGGCActagtgatggtggtggggtCAGAACGTCTGAAGACTCCTCCATGGGCTCCCTGGGGTCCAACCTGAGCTCTGTATCCACCCTGTCCGAGATCAGCATGATTGGCTCCGTGGAGATGACCTCTTTGGAGGCCCTGCTGGGGTCATCAATGTCTCTCCAGGACAACACCTCGGAAATGGATGCCGGCAGCGAGTCAGGTATGGGGTCGCGGCCTGGTGGAGATGGGGATGACAGCTCTACCTACAGCAGCGCGTCCACCTCCACCGGGGGCACTGGGACCTATGGCATGCTGGCTGAAGCAGTggacaggcagagaggagggaactACATGGTGGAGGGCAGGGAGATCATTCCGGAGGCCATGGGCAACTTCCCATCACTGCAGGAGGTGCTGCAGGCTGCCAGCGATGAACAGCACCTGCTGGAGCAGGACAGGGAGGGGACCGGGGGACCACGCAGCCGCAGGGACAGCTTCTCCAGCAG TGTGTCATTGGAGAGCTCCGTGATGGGACATGACGAAATGCTCCAGGTTCTGAAGGAGAAGATGAGACTGGAGGGCCAGCTAGAGTCTCTGTCTTCTGAGGCCAACCAG GCTCTGAAAGAGAAGACTGAGCTCCAGGCCAAGCTGGCTACAGTCAATGCCCAGCTGCAGGCCCAGGTGGAGCAGTCCCATGCCAGCCAAGAGAAGCAGAGCTCCCTCAACAAGGAAGTGTCCACCCTGCGCCAGAGCTGCTTCCAGCTGGAGAGGGCCATGGTGGAGCTGCAGGGCAACCTGGAGAGCAAGAACGCTGGCCTGGCCTCGCTGGGCAACGACCTGCAGGTGGCTGAGGAGCAATACCAGAGACTCATGGGGAAGGTAGAAGAGATGCAGCAGAATGTGACCTCCAGGGATAACGCTG TTCAGGAGTTGCGTCAGCAGATGGGTGGTCTCCAGACTCAGCTCCAGCAGGTCCAGCTAGAGCGCACCACCCTGCAGAGCAGGTTGAAGACCTCCCAGGCAGAGATCATCTCGCTGCAGCAGGTCCGCCAGTGGTACCAGCAGCAGCTAGCGCTGGCCCAGGAGGCTCGGGTCCGACTCCAGGGCGAAATGGCCAACATGCAG GCTGGGCAGATGACCCAGATTGGTGCCTTGGAGCACCTGAAGCTGGAGAACGTGACTCTGTCCCACCAGCTGACACAAACCCAGCATCGCTCAATCAAAGAGAAGGAGCGCATTGCTGTACAGCTGCAGAGTATTGAG GCTGACATGATGACCCAGGAAGCTGCCTATCAGCAGATACAGGATGCCAAGAGCATGGTGGAGGACGACCTTCAGCACAAACTGGACGAGTTTGAGGAGGAGCGAGAGCACTTACAGAAGCTGGCCAACACCGCCAGCTCTCTGGAGAGAGAACTAGAGCAG ATGAAGGTGACCCTATCCCAGAAGGACCTGCAGCTGGAGGCCCTCCAGAAGGAGCATCTGGAGCTGATGAGACAGCTGACAGCCACTCAGGAGAGCCTTCACACCAAAGAGCAGTCCATCAACCAGCTGGAGGCCCGCTACCTCGAGCTGGAGGCTACACTGGCAGAGCTGCAGACAGAGACCAACGCCAAGGATGAGAACATCCAGTACCTGCAGAATGAGAAGATCGTGCTGGAGGTGGCCCTCCAGGTGGCCAGAGCTGATAAAAGTCAGCTGGACGAGGGGGCggagaggctgggggaggaggTGCTGGTGGCCTCAGATGTCCTTGATCAGCTCAGGCAGGAGGTCCAAGTCAAATCCTCACAG ATTGGATCTCTGCAGCAGGATAATGGCACCCTGAAGAAACAAGCTCAGAAATTGAAAGAGCAGTTCATGCAGCAAAAG GTGATGGTGGAGGCATATCGGCGGGATGCCAGCTCCAAAGAGCAGCTCATCAGCGAGCTGAAGTCAACTAAGAAGCGTCTGGTATCAGAGGTGAAGGGACTGAAGCAGGAGCTGCTAGAGGCCCATGGGGAGAAACAGAAAGCTGAGCTGGAGCAGAGCCGGCTGCAGACGGAAGTGGTCCGGGTCCAGCAGCAAATGAACAGCCTGGAGAACCACCTGCAGTCTGTGCAGACCGAGAGGGATCAGCTGGAGTCTCAGATACAG TCCTTGCAGTTTGACCAGAGCCAGCTAGCAGCGGTGACGGAGGAGAATGAGGGCCTGAAGAAACAGGTGGACCTGATGCAGTCTGAAGCCAGGAA GGCCATCTCAGAGCAGAAGGTGAGAATGAAGCGGCTGGGGACAGATTTGACCAGCGCGCAGAAGGATATGAAGGCCAAGCACAAGGCCTATGAGAACGCAGTGGGCATCCTGAGTCGCAGGCTCCAAGAGGCTCTGGCCGACAAGGAGACCACCGAGGCAGAGCTGGTCAAACTCAAGGCCCAGGTCTCAGACGGCGGCAACAACCAGGCCCTGCAG GATAAGATTGAGGCTCTGCAGAGTGAACACCAGGCTGTGTGCCACAGCAAGGCCATGCTGGAGAAGGAGCTTCAGGAGGTCATCTCCCTCACCAGCACTGAGCTGGAAGAGTTACAGGAGAAAGTAATGGAGCTAGAAGATGAG CTGCAGGAGGCGCGATGCTTCAAGAGGAGGATTAGACGACTGGAAGACGCCAACAAGAAATTATCCCTGGAGCTGGAGCATGAGAAAGGGAAGTTGACGGGACTAGGGCAGTCCCATAATGCACTGCGGGAGCATACCAATATTCTAGAGACTGCCCTGGCCAAGAGAGAGGCCGACCTGGTCCAGCTCAACCTCCAG GTGCAAGCTGTACTAAAACGCAAAGAGGAGGAAGACCAGCAGATGAAACAGCTGGTCCAGACACTACAGGTCGCCTTGGAGAAAGAAAAAGCCAAAGTCAAGGACCTGAAAGAGCAG GTGGCAGCAGCTAAGGCAGAGGCTGCCCACAACAGGCGGCATTACAGGGCAGCCATGCTGGAGCTGTGTGAGATCAAGAAGGACCTGCAGGCCAAAGAAGAGCTGGTCAAAGCCCTGCACAGCGAGGCACACAAACTACA GGCTCAGGATGAGAAACACTCTCAGGAGGTGTCCAGGTTCCAGGAGGAGCTATCAGAGGCCCACTCCCAGCTCCAGATCCTCCAGAAACAGCTGGATGAACAGCTTAGCAAGCAGCCCCTCACCAACCAGGAG GTTGAGGATTTGAAGTGGGAGGTGGAGCAGAGGCAGAGGGAGATCGAGGCCCAGAGACAGCAGCTGGAACTGGTGGAGCAGTGCAGCCAGAGCGAGCTGGACAGCCTGCAGACAGctctacag AGCATTAAGGTGGAGCTGGAGTCTGTGCAGGAGGAACTGAGCAGCACCAGAAAGGATAAGTTCATGCTGCAGGCCAAGGTGGGGGAGCTGAGGAACAGCATGAAGACTGTTCTGCTGCAGAACCAGCAGCTCAAACTGGACCTCAAACAGAACCGCCTCCGAAAG CAGAGGATGGAGCCATCGAACCCATCAAATCCAGTGACCCCGGTGAAGATCCCAGACTGCCCTGTGCCTGCCTCCCTGCTGGATGAGTTGCTCAAGCCCTCTGCCTCCGTCAACAAGGAGCCCCTCAATAACCTACACAACTGTCTGCGCCAGCTCAA GCATGAGATGGACAACCTTCAGAAACAAATGGAGGAGCACACAGTCACCGTGCACGAGTCCATGACGTCATGGACTAACGCAGAGGAGGAATTGACTCGACTGGGGGTGCCGCTGGAGAATGACTCCATAACATCTCCCACTCTAAACCAGGTGGACCGTAACggaggagcggaggaggaggCACAGCCATCGTAA